A part of Cygnus olor isolate bCygOlo1 chromosome 31, bCygOlo1.pri.v2, whole genome shotgun sequence genomic DNA contains:
- the LOC121062513 gene encoding olfactory receptor 14C36-like, which yields MPNSSSVSEFLLLAFADTRELQLLHFGLFLGIYLAALLGNGLILTAVACDHRLHTPMYFFLLNLALLDLGCISTTLPKAMANALWDTRAISYEGCAVQVLFFIFFFGSEYSVLTIMAYDRYIAICKPLHYGSVLDSRACAKMAAAAWGSGFLYAVLHTANTFSLPLCQGNVVDQFFCEIPHILKLSCSDAYLREVEIVVFSFSLVFGCFIFIVFSYVHIFRAVLRMPSEQGRHKAFSTCLPHLAIISIFVITAMFAYLKPPSIPSPSLDLVVSFLYSVLPPAVNPLIYSMRNPQLKDAVRKLWGFFCK from the coding sequence atgcccaacagcagctctgtgagtgagttcctcctgctggcatttgCAGACACGCgcgagctgcagctcctgcacttcgggctcttcctgggcatctacctggctgccctcctgggcaacggcctcatcctcaccgccgtagcctgcgaccaccgcctccacacccccatgtacttcttcctcctcaacctcgccctcctcgacctgggctgcatctccaccaccctccccaaagccatggccaatgccCTCTGGGACACAAGGGCCATCTCATATGAAGGGTGTGCTGTGCAAGttctctttttcatcttcttctttgGTTCAGAGTATTCAGTTCTCACCATTATGGCCTACGACCGCTacattgccatctgcaagcccctgcactacgggagcgTCCTGgacagcagagcttgtgccaagatggcagcagctgcctggggcagtggctttctctatgctgtcctgcacacggccaatacattttccctgcccctctgccaaggcaatgttgtggaccagttcttctgtgaaatcccccacatcctcaagctctcctgctcagatgcctacctcagggaagttgAGATAGTtgtatttagtttttctttagtatttggttgtttcattttcattgttttctcatACGTGCATatcttcagggctgtgctgaggatgccctctgagcagggccggcacaaagccttttccacgtgcctccctcacctggccaTCATCTCCATATTTGTCATCACTGCCAtgtttgcctacctgaagcccccctccatcccctccccatccctggacctGGTGGTGTCTTTTCTGTACTCTGTgttgcctccagcagtgaaccccctgatctacagcatgaggaacccGCAGCTGAAGGATGCAGTGAGGAAACTCTGGGggtttttctgtaaataa